From the genome of Papaver somniferum cultivar HN1 unplaced genomic scaffold, ASM357369v1 unplaced-scaffold_21, whole genome shotgun sequence:
TGGGAACATTTTAACTAATATGAAAGTCTCGTATACGTTTACTGAATTTGGTGCATAATTTATGTGTTTAGAGAACGGTTTTAATAatatgaattatttttttttcagcCCCTCCAAGGCCTGGAAAAGTCAGGAGACGTCTAATAGCTGGTGATAACCTTGCAGCTTCCAAGAAATATCTCCAGCTTCATGATGTTGAGAACCTTACAGCTGCGAAGAAATATCCCCAGCTTCATGATGCCGACTCAACTCCACATCCTGAACCCGCTAGTTCACCTCCCCCAGCCTCAAATAAAGTCAAGTACGGCGATCTCGGCCCTGGAACCCATTTCAAAAGCAAACAACAGTTGCATATTAGCTTGAAATTTGCTTCAATAAAAGGATCATTCAAGTACATAGCCAAACCATCCAACGATAAACATCTTCTTGCCAGCTGCAAGGATCCGACATGCGGTTGGTATGTGCGGGCATCGGCGCTGAAGTCTCTTACCTGGTGGGTAATCAAACGCACAGAACCTAAACACACTTGTGATAAGAGCAAGAACAAGACGGACCCCTAAGTATTTTATAAAAGGGATGGGTCGTGC
Proteins encoded in this window:
- the LOC113340033 gene encoding uncharacterized protein LOC113340033 encodes the protein MAVLPKVVTPLTPHYNGKVSSFEGDDPKNQHGNGDCTGGIAPPRPGKVRRRLIAGDNLAASKKYLQLHDVENLTAAKKYPQLHDADSTPHPEPASSPPPASNKVKYGDLGPGTHFKSKQQLHISLKFASIKGSFKYIAKPSNDKHLLASCKDPTCGWYVRASALKSLTWWVIKRTEPKHTCDKSKNKTDP